A window of the Acidimicrobiales bacterium genome harbors these coding sequences:
- a CDS encoding acyl-CoA dehydrogenase family protein, with translation MSQELEALRARAAAVAAKGVEDFGRHNDSWINGYSKDFAKVMADEGWIGMGWPKEFGGHARPGIERLIVAEEMISAGAPIAAMWFADRQMGPTLIAYGTDDQRAEFLPGMLNGETTWCIGMSEPDAGSDLAGLKTSAVRDGDEFVVNGQKIWTSFGDVADYCYLICRTDSSGPPHKGISEIIVPMDTPGIEVRPITDMTTNRHFCEVYFTDVRVPVENLVGVEGDAFKQTMVQLAHERGGIDRLVSNRAMFHHAVAMADTTDPLVRQEIARLETEYRVGRLLVYREVLKQAPEGFSAATKAFCTEHEVRVADFASRVLGASALVESEWTKGLLYAPGYTIMGGTSNIMRNILGERVLGLPREPR, from the coding sequence TTGAGTCAAGAGCTCGAGGCGCTTCGGGCCCGAGCCGCAGCAGTCGCCGCCAAGGGCGTCGAGGACTTCGGTCGTCACAACGACAGCTGGATCAATGGCTACTCGAAGGACTTCGCCAAGGTGATGGCCGATGAGGGCTGGATCGGCATGGGTTGGCCGAAGGAGTTCGGCGGCCACGCTCGTCCCGGCATCGAACGGCTGATCGTGGCCGAGGAGATGATCAGCGCCGGCGCGCCCATCGCCGCCATGTGGTTCGCCGACCGGCAGATGGGGCCCACCCTCATCGCCTACGGCACCGACGACCAGCGCGCCGAGTTCCTGCCCGGGATGCTCAACGGCGAGACCACCTGGTGTATTGGGATGAGCGAGCCCGACGCTGGGTCCGATCTCGCTGGACTCAAGACCTCGGCGGTGCGTGATGGTGACGAGTTCGTGGTCAACGGCCAGAAGATCTGGACCAGCTTCGGTGACGTCGCCGACTACTGCTACCTGATCTGCCGCACCGACTCGAGCGGCCCTCCCCACAAGGGCATCAGCGAGATCATCGTCCCGATGGACACCCCCGGTATCGAGGTCCGCCCGATCACCGACATGACCACCAACCGCCACTTCTGCGAGGTCTACTTCACCGACGTGCGGGTGCCGGTCGAGAACCTGGTGGGGGTCGAGGGCGACGCCTTCAAGCAGACCATGGTGCAGCTCGCCCACGAGCGGGGCGGCATCGACCGTCTCGTGTCGAACCGGGCCATGTTCCATCATGCGGTCGCCATGGCCGACACCACCGACCCGCTGGTCCGCCAGGAGATCGCCCGTCTCGAAACTGAGTACCGCGTCGGCCGTCTCCTCGTCTACCGCGAGGTGCTCAAGCAGGCGCCTGAAGGGTTCAGCGCCGCAACGAAGGCGTTCTGTACCGAGCACGAGGTGCGGGTCGCCGACTTCGCCTCTCGGGTGCTCGGCGCCTCGGCGCTGGTCGAGTCGGAGTGGACGAAGGGCCTGCTCTACGCACCCGGCTACACGATCATGGGTGGCACCTCGAACATCATGCGCAACATCCTCGGCGAGCGAGTCCTCGGGCTTCCTCGCGAACCTCGCTAG
- a CDS encoding ABC transporter ATP-binding protein has protein sequence MIEVKKLQQVYGKSVALDIDHLVIDRGTTALVGHNGAGKSTLLLITAGLLRPTSGTVDIDGCRAGSIAARELVSFVPDQPALFDDLTLWDQMVYVARLHGRTEPDAGSMHLIETLDAFELLERFPRAMSKGQRQKASLLVATARPLTVLLADEPTTGLDAAAKTAFVEALSSLVDQGISVVSSTHDDELIERSTASIRLAGGRVIESEGAPPTVDADADTSDDAAARAATLKPGERADRWARRSSSDPTD, from the coding sequence ATGATCGAGGTCAAGAAGCTGCAGCAGGTCTACGGCAAGTCGGTGGCGCTCGACATCGATCACCTCGTGATCGACCGCGGCACCACGGCGTTGGTGGGCCACAACGGCGCCGGCAAGTCGACGTTGCTCCTCATCACCGCCGGATTGCTCCGACCGACCTCCGGCACGGTCGACATCGACGGCTGTCGAGCGGGGAGCATTGCGGCACGGGAACTGGTGAGCTTCGTTCCCGATCAACCGGCCCTCTTCGACGACCTGACCCTGTGGGACCAGATGGTGTACGTCGCCCGGCTGCACGGGCGGACCGAGCCCGACGCCGGCTCCATGCACCTCATCGAGACCCTCGACGCGTTCGAACTGCTCGAGCGGTTCCCGCGCGCCATGAGCAAGGGGCAGCGGCAGAAAGCCAGCCTGCTGGTCGCAACGGCGAGGCCGTTGACCGTGCTGCTTGCCGACGAACCGACGACCGGGCTCGACGCTGCGGCGAAGACCGCCTTCGTCGAGGCGCTGTCGTCCCTGGTCGACCAGGGCATCTCGGTCGTCTCGAGCACGCATGACGACGAACTGATCGAGCGCTCGACCGCCTCGATTCGCCTCGCCGGTGGTCGGGTGATCGAGTCCGAGGGTGCACCGCCGACCGTGGACGCCGACGCCGACACCTCCGACGACGCGGCAGCGCGTGCCGCGACGTTGAAGCCCGGCGAGCGAGCCGATCGTTGGGCTCGACGGTCGAGCAGCGATCCAACAGACTGA
- a CDS encoding TIGR03564 family F420-dependent LLM class oxidoreductase, which produces MEIGIFSGAAGAQGYDALVSDVRAAAEGGFHTYWVPQIVGRAEAMNLIGAVAQQVPGIRFGTSVVPTYPRHPMVMAEQARTTSLLTGGRFSLGIGLSHQPVVEGMWGLSFDKPVRHAREYLEALMPLIGGEAVSYSGETITARGKLEIDAETPPVLVAALGPQMLKLTGSRTDGTITWMTGAATLGSFTVPTISEAAEAAGRPTPHVVAGMPIWVTDDVDAARAQAAKTFEIYGQLPSYRAMLDREGCAGPADLAIIGDEATCQGRVDELAAAGVTHFAASEFASNPDDRERTRAFLGSLL; this is translated from the coding sequence ATGGAGATCGGCATCTTCTCCGGCGCCGCCGGAGCGCAGGGCTACGACGCGTTGGTCAGCGACGTGCGAGCCGCGGCCGAGGGTGGGTTCCACACCTACTGGGTGCCCCAAATCGTTGGACGCGCCGAAGCCATGAACCTGATCGGTGCCGTCGCCCAGCAGGTGCCCGGCATCCGCTTCGGCACCTCGGTGGTGCCGACCTACCCACGCCACCCGATGGTGATGGCCGAACAGGCTCGCACCACGAGCCTGCTCACCGGCGGGCGGTTCTCGCTCGGCATCGGGCTGTCGCACCAACCGGTGGTCGAAGGCATGTGGGGGCTCTCGTTCGACAAGCCGGTGCGCCACGCTCGTGAGTACCTCGAGGCGCTCATGCCGCTGATCGGCGGTGAGGCCGTGAGCTACAGCGGTGAGACGATCACGGCGCGAGGCAAGCTCGAGATCGACGCCGAGACGCCGCCCGTGCTGGTGGCGGCGCTCGGGCCACAGATGCTCAAGCTGACAGGGAGCCGGACCGACGGCACGATCACCTGGATGACCGGCGCCGCCACGCTGGGTTCGTTCACCGTGCCCACCATCAGCGAGGCCGCCGAAGCGGCGGGTCGCCCCACTCCACACGTCGTGGCCGGCATGCCGATCTGGGTGACCGACGATGTCGACGCTGCCCGCGCACAGGCGGCCAAGACCTTCGAGATCTATGGGCAGCTGCCGTCCTACCGGGCCATGCTCGACCGTGAGGGCTGCGCCGGCCCGGCCGACCTCGCAATCATCGGCGACGAGGCCACCTGTCAGGGGCGCGTCGACGAGCTGGCAGCCGCCGGCGTCACCCACTTCGCCGCCTCCGAATTCGCCTCGAACCCCGACGATCGCGAACGAACCCGAGCGTTCCTGGGCTCGCTGCTCTGA
- a CDS encoding EAL domain-containing protein, with translation MTHEVGAGELQTKLQLIEATQLLVRQIVADFVHSSVDDFDGCVDAAFARLGAFLDVDRIYAFEVINGALDNTHEWCAGGVSPEIDNLQAVPLEVCSHWFTRFALDEEVFVPDVSALPDDRRAEREVLEPQGIKSLLVVPLRVQSETIGFIGFDAVRAAREFSAIEVGLLRSLADVITSAIIRQRADEQERRAQAQLRAMTRYSADHALLMDADGMVSAASESWSVLGVRRDDLLGRGWLDLVPVESHETVRAMLAAASEGFDDHRRDTIDVATVLEGSGPAWLEIVFHDLPDEPEIGGVVMCVRDVTNRKLAEQDRILAVQTDALTGLGSRAALEAELEAAMHRAAASGSQVGVLFVDVDRFKLINDSHGHATGDLLLAKVGERLQRAVRSGSFVARFGGDEFVVIVEDVTSFAELEALADRLQDSFRTPIDIGGLAITVTASIGIATGDTVSAQAGPLLRDADTAMYRAKDAGRDRYALFDDCAREEVVRRNEVMQRLPLAIEQGLIVPHLQSIVEIETGRVVGAEALARWDDPVIGTVSPDEFIAVAEETGLIVPLGLQMLDQALALAAGWPERFTVSVNLSPVQLSDPDLAVAVADLLRHHDITPSRLYLEVTESSVMSNLDRGIELLHQLRSLGLLLAMDDFGTGFSSLSMLRRLPVDVLKIDRTFVSGDDGKGGKGDPRLVRAVIGLAQEFGMVTLAEGIETEAQRKLLWRQGCKRGQGWLFGRPVTPEEFQRLIRRHDAARA, from the coding sequence ATGACGCACGAAGTCGGCGCCGGCGAACTCCAGACGAAGCTCCAGCTGATCGAGGCCACCCAGCTGCTGGTGCGCCAGATCGTCGCCGACTTCGTCCATTCGAGTGTCGATGACTTCGACGGTTGTGTCGATGCGGCGTTCGCCCGCCTCGGTGCGTTCCTCGACGTCGACCGCATCTACGCCTTCGAGGTGATCAACGGTGCACTCGACAACACTCATGAGTGGTGCGCCGGTGGTGTGAGCCCGGAGATCGACAACCTCCAGGCCGTGCCCCTCGAGGTCTGCAGCCACTGGTTCACCCGTTTCGCGCTCGACGAGGAGGTCTTCGTCCCGGACGTGTCCGCCCTGCCCGATGACCGTCGGGCCGAGCGCGAGGTCCTCGAACCACAGGGCATCAAGTCACTGCTGGTCGTTCCGCTCCGGGTCCAGAGTGAGACGATCGGGTTCATCGGTTTCGACGCGGTTCGTGCAGCCCGGGAGTTCAGCGCCATCGAGGTGGGGCTGTTGCGCTCGCTGGCCGACGTGATCACGTCGGCCATCATTCGCCAGCGTGCCGACGAGCAGGAGCGAAGGGCCCAAGCGCAGCTGCGGGCCATGACGCGCTACAGCGCCGACCACGCACTCCTCATGGACGCCGACGGGATGGTCTCGGCGGCATCGGAGTCCTGGAGCGTGCTCGGCGTGCGGCGAGACGATCTGCTGGGTCGCGGCTGGCTCGACCTCGTCCCGGTCGAGTCGCACGAGACGGTGAGGGCAATGCTCGCCGCCGCGAGTGAGGGTTTCGACGATCATCGTCGCGACACCATCGACGTAGCCACGGTGCTCGAGGGCAGCGGACCCGCCTGGCTCGAGATCGTTTTCCACGACCTGCCCGACGAGCCGGAGATCGGCGGTGTCGTCATGTGCGTACGTGACGTCACGAACCGAAAGCTCGCCGAACAGGACCGGATCCTCGCCGTGCAAACCGATGCGTTGACCGGCCTCGGCAGTCGTGCCGCGTTGGAGGCCGAGCTCGAGGCGGCGATGCATCGTGCAGCGGCCTCGGGGTCGCAGGTCGGGGTGCTGTTCGTCGATGTCGACCGGTTCAAGCTCATCAACGACTCGCACGGCCACGCCACCGGCGACCTCTTGCTCGCAAAGGTCGGCGAGCGGTTGCAGCGCGCGGTGCGAAGCGGCTCGTTCGTCGCTCGATTCGGCGGCGACGAGTTCGTCGTGATCGTCGAGGACGTGACCTCCTTCGCCGAACTCGAGGCACTGGCGGACCGGCTGCAGGATTCGTTCCGTACCCCGATCGACATCGGTGGTCTCGCCATCACGGTCACCGCGTCCATCGGGATCGCCACGGGCGACACGGTTTCGGCCCAGGCCGGTCCGCTGCTGCGTGACGCCGACACGGCGATGTATCGGGCCAAGGATGCGGGCCGGGATCGGTACGCGCTCTTCGACGATTGCGCTCGGGAGGAGGTCGTTCGTCGCAACGAGGTCATGCAGCGCTTGCCGTTGGCGATCGAACAAGGGCTGATCGTTCCGCACCTGCAGTCGATCGTCGAGATCGAGACCGGGCGAGTGGTCGGCGCCGAAGCGCTCGCTCGCTGGGACGATCCCGTGATCGGCACCGTGTCTCCCGATGAGTTCATCGCCGTTGCCGAGGAAACGGGCCTCATCGTGCCGCTGGGTCTGCAGATGCTCGACCAGGCATTGGCGTTGGCGGCGGGATGGCCCGAGCGGTTCACCGTGTCGGTCAACCTCTCACCGGTCCAGCTGAGCGATCCGGATCTGGCCGTGGCCGTTGCCGACCTGCTTCGCCACCACGACATCACACCGTCTCGTCTGTACCTCGAGGTGACGGAGAGCTCGGTCATGTCCAACCTCGACCGGGGCATCGAGCTGCTGCACCAGCTCCGGTCGCTCGGTCTGCTGCTCGCCATGGACGACTTCGGCACTGGCTTTTCGTCGTTGTCGATGCTGCGGCGGTTGCCGGTCGATGTGCTGAAGATCGATCGCACCTTCGTGAGCGGTGACGACGGCAAGGGCGGCAAGGGCGACCCGAGGCTGGTTCGAGCGGTGATCGGTCTGGCGCAGGAGTTCGGAATGGTGACCCTCGCCGAAGGCATCGAGACCGAAGCGCAGCGCAAGCTGTTGTGGCGGCAAGGCTGCAAGCGTGGTCAGGGCTGGCTGTTCGGCCGTCCGGTGACTCCCGAGGAGTTCCAGCGACTGATCCGACGACACGACGCTGCGCGGGCGTGA
- a CDS encoding DUF6605 domain-containing protein codes for MAEDRTPHLVDVRGRTFADDVTFWDDIEGYCGALSYHRGETLDLHVSCRTDTYDVTIERWGAHRRIVHHVAGLAGVHTPPPADADANGCRWPISLAVPIPTTWETGFYLVTLTAHGAPDGLDVAHACFVVRPGVHEPRAKALLVLATNTWNAYNTWGGCSLYTGGTQVSFRRPFGRGMLCRPEVDRDDRKARPARWGEEPDVEGECFQTYRLSHAYPAAIGSSGWFSHERRFVEWAEAAGYAFDYAVSSDLDHDAHALDDYELVIGVGHDEYWSAGQRDAVERHVADGGHYASFSGNTMFWQVRLEGAGPAATMVCHKYAAHRTDPVMATDPTSMTGMWADPLVGRPEAAFLGGGSAWGLYNRFGQATPRGSGAFTVYRDDHWVFEGTDLRYGDLLGAKHGVVGYETLGCRLQFDEYQLPIPAGGDDTPDQLEIVAFTPSANIGLGEYPLSISALDDQGDLEFIAERLHGGSDDARSRARHGNAVIAIGRPSGDGGGQVVAVGTTDWVFGLADDRAVARVTENVLRRLGLSPR; via the coding sequence ATGGCCGAGGATCGAACCCCGCATCTGGTCGACGTCCGAGGGCGCACCTTCGCCGACGACGTCACGTTCTGGGACGACATCGAGGGCTATTGCGGTGCCCTCAGCTACCACCGTGGTGAGACCCTCGACCTGCACGTCTCCTGCAGGACCGACACCTACGACGTGACAATCGAGCGGTGGGGGGCCCACCGGCGGATCGTGCACCACGTTGCCGGCCTCGCCGGTGTGCATACGCCACCGCCGGCCGACGCCGATGCCAATGGGTGTCGTTGGCCGATCTCGCTGGCGGTCCCGATTCCGACGACGTGGGAGACCGGCTTCTATCTGGTCACCCTCACGGCACACGGTGCCCCCGATGGCCTCGATGTCGCCCACGCCTGCTTCGTGGTGCGGCCCGGCGTGCATGAACCTCGGGCCAAGGCGCTCCTGGTCCTGGCAACGAACACGTGGAATGCCTACAACACCTGGGGCGGCTGCAGTCTCTATACCGGCGGGACGCAGGTGTCGTTCCGGCGTCCGTTCGGGCGAGGCATGCTGTGCCGTCCCGAGGTCGACCGCGACGATCGCAAGGCCCGACCCGCCCGATGGGGTGAGGAACCCGATGTCGAGGGCGAGTGCTTCCAGACGTACCGGCTGAGCCATGCGTACCCGGCGGCCATCGGTTCGTCCGGGTGGTTCAGCCACGAGCGACGCTTCGTCGAGTGGGCCGAAGCTGCGGGCTATGCCTTCGACTACGCCGTGTCGAGCGATCTCGATCACGATGCTCACGCCCTCGACGACTACGAGTTGGTGATCGGGGTCGGGCACGACGAGTACTGGTCGGCGGGCCAGCGTGATGCCGTCGAGCGCCATGTCGCCGATGGCGGTCACTACGCCAGTTTCTCCGGCAACACGATGTTCTGGCAGGTGCGGCTGGAGGGCGCCGGGCCGGCCGCAACCATGGTGTGCCACAAGTACGCGGCCCACCGCACCGACCCGGTCATGGCGACCGATCCGACGAGCATGACCGGGATGTGGGCCGATCCACTCGTCGGCCGACCCGAGGCGGCGTTTCTCGGCGGCGGGTCGGCGTGGGGGCTGTACAACCGGTTCGGCCAGGCGACACCGCGGGGATCGGGCGCGTTCACCGTCTACCGAGACGACCACTGGGTCTTCGAGGGCACCGATCTTCGCTACGGCGACTTGCTCGGGGCCAAGCACGGCGTGGTCGGCTACGAGACGCTCGGTTGTCGCCTCCAGTTCGACGAGTACCAACTCCCCATCCCGGCCGGCGGTGACGACACACCCGATCAGCTCGAGATCGTCGCCTTCACCCCCTCGGCGAACATCGGCCTCGGCGAGTACCCGCTGTCGATCTCGGCCCTCGACGACCAGGGCGATCTCGAGTTCATCGCCGAGCGCCTGCACGGCGGGAGCGACGACGCCCGATCCCGGGCCCGGCACGGCAACGCCGTGATCGCCATCGGTCGTCCGAGCGGCGACGGTGGCGGTCAGGTCGTCGCCGTCGGCACCACCGATTGGGTGTTCGGCCTGGCCGACGACCGTGCGGTCGCCCGGGTCACGGAGAATGTCCTGCGCCGTCTCGGCTTGTCGCCACGGTGA
- a CDS encoding VOC family protein yields the protein MPFHHVAYATRDVEATTDFYERLMGFPLVYTEVQGAGDTWLRHVFYDTGGGECIAFFQFNAVGEQADYTTDLSQGVGLPVWINHAAFAATAEQQEAVRERMTAEGIEPVMEKDHGWCHSLYYLDPNGIMVELCRDTPGFEADPAEAARLLTVDPVAHTAGGGN from the coding sequence ATGCCGTTTCATCATGTTGCCTACGCCACTCGAGACGTCGAGGCCACCACCGACTTCTACGAACGTCTGATGGGTTTCCCGCTCGTCTACACCGAGGTCCAAGGCGCCGGCGACACCTGGCTCCGCCACGTCTTCTACGACACCGGCGGCGGCGAGTGCATCGCCTTCTTCCAGTTCAACGCAGTCGGCGAGCAAGCCGACTACACCACCGACCTTTCCCAAGGTGTCGGCCTGCCGGTCTGGATCAATCACGCCGCCTTTGCCGCGACCGCAGAGCAGCAAGAAGCCGTGAGGGAGCGGATGACTGCCGAGGGCATCGAGCCGGTCATGGAGAAGGACCACGGGTGGTGTCACTCGCTCTACTACCTCGATCCCAACGGGATCATGGTCGAACTCTGCCGCGACACACCCGGTTTCGAGGCTGATCCAGCCGAGGCCGCCCGCCTCCTCACCGTCGACCCCGTCGCCCACACCGCCGGCGGAGGCAACTGA
- a CDS encoding enoyl-CoA hydratase/isomerase family protein → MAALPTDLNGLSIELDDGVAVLLIDNGPINLIDRQLYGSLRRAIDWAATDDDVRVVVLRSANPDYFMAHFDVELILSFPIDSPAERSDTLSAFHLMGEQLRTMPKPTICEIDGRVGGGGGELSASCDMRFGTPRTILCQMEVPLGILPGGAGTQRLPRLIGRGRAMEVVLGGDDIEASTLFAWGWLNRVVAAEELRSWVDAFAARLAGFPPEAVARAKASVLAAGDDPVPGLLDEAMLFQETLRTDAAQARMRAFLERGGQTPEGESRVGALGNELG, encoded by the coding sequence ATGGCAGCGCTTCCCACCGACCTCAATGGCCTTTCGATCGAGCTGGACGACGGCGTCGCCGTCCTCCTCATCGACAACGGCCCCATCAACCTCATCGATCGCCAGCTCTACGGATCGCTGCGACGGGCCATTGACTGGGCCGCCACCGACGACGACGTGCGAGTCGTGGTATTGCGCAGCGCCAACCCCGACTACTTCATGGCGCACTTCGACGTCGAGCTGATCCTGTCGTTCCCGATTGACTCACCGGCAGAACGATCCGACACACTCAGCGCCTTCCATCTGATGGGAGAGCAGCTGCGAACGATGCCCAAGCCCACGATCTGCGAGATCGACGGCCGGGTCGGTGGCGGTGGTGGCGAACTTTCGGCGTCGTGCGACATGCGGTTCGGCACGCCCCGGACGATCCTGTGCCAGATGGAGGTCCCGCTCGGCATCCTTCCCGGCGGCGCCGGGACGCAGCGACTGCCGAGACTCATCGGCCGAGGGCGGGCCATGGAAGTCGTGCTCGGCGGCGACGACATCGAGGCCTCGACCCTGTTCGCCTGGGGCTGGCTCAACCGGGTGGTGGCAGCGGAGGAGTTGCGGTCGTGGGTCGATGCCTTCGCTGCTCGGCTCGCCGGCTTCCCGCCCGAGGCCGTGGCCCGAGCCAAGGCGTCGGTCCTGGCCGCCGGTGACGACCCGGTGCCCGGTCTCCTGGACGAGGCGATGCTCTTCCAGGAGACCCTACGGACCGATGCGGCCCAGGCACGAATGCGAGCGTTCCTCGAACGAGGAGGGCAGACGCCCGAGGGTGAGTCCCGCGTCGGTGCGCTCGGCAACGAGTTGGGCTGA
- a CDS encoding SDR family NAD(P)-dependent oxidoreductase: MIASRTTLRRVADAMLEASVVASFTKIGPEARSELFDWDEPASNMTGSTVLVTGGSSGIGRSIAEQLVSAGAHVVLTSRSLERAQSVAADLNATNPSGRATGAEVDTGDLGSVHALAQHVAAETEQLDVLIHNAGALTDDYRANDRGVELTLASHLVGPYALTLALRPHLAPGARVLWMASGGMYTQKLDVDRIQMSADDYRGAVAYARAKRGQVELVDFLGRAWAPDVQMHAMHPGWVDTDGVAQALPGFGKLMGPLLRSTEQGADTMVWLACGGADDAVPGQFWLDRRPRSTTYLPRTGTDDWERARLVAWLDAQLAD, from the coding sequence ATGATCGCTTCACGCACCACCCTCCGCCGCGTCGCCGACGCCATGCTCGAGGCATCGGTCGTTGCCAGCTTCACCAAGATTGGGCCGGAAGCCCGATCCGAGCTCTTCGACTGGGACGAACCAGCGTCGAACATGACCGGGTCGACCGTGCTCGTGACCGGCGGCTCGTCGGGCATCGGCCGATCGATCGCCGAGCAGCTGGTGTCAGCCGGGGCTCACGTGGTGCTCACCTCTCGATCGCTGGAGCGAGCCCAGTCGGTTGCCGCCGACCTCAACGCCACCAACCCGAGCGGCCGGGCGACAGGCGCCGAGGTCGACACCGGGGATCTCGGATCGGTGCATGCGTTGGCTCAACACGTCGCTGCCGAGACCGAACAACTCGACGTGCTGATCCACAACGCCGGCGCACTCACCGACGACTACCGCGCCAATGACCGGGGCGTGGAGCTGACGCTGGCGTCGCACCTCGTCGGTCCCTACGCCCTCACGCTTGCGCTCCGCCCGCACCTGGCTCCCGGGGCGCGCGTGCTGTGGATGGCGTCGGGCGGGATGTACACGCAGAAGCTCGACGTCGACCGGATCCAGATGTCGGCCGATGACTACCGGGGTGCGGTGGCCTACGCCCGGGCGAAGCGCGGACAGGTCGAACTCGTCGACTTTCTTGGGCGCGCATGGGCACCCGATGTGCAGATGCACGCAATGCATCCGGGCTGGGTCGACACCGATGGCGTCGCCCAGGCGCTTCCGGGCTTTGGGAAGCTGATGGGGCCCCTGCTGCGGAGCACAGAGCAGGGGGCCGACACCATGGTGTGGCTGGCGTGCGGCGGCGCCGACGACGCCGTTCCCGGCCAGTTCTGGCTGGACCGGCGGCCACGATCGACGACGTATCTCCCGAGAACCGGCACCGACGATTGGGAGCGAGCCAGGCTCGTCGCCTGGCTCGACGCCCAACTCGCCGATTGA
- a CDS encoding carboxymuconolactone decarboxylase family protein codes for MPRLRQVGLADAHPRAQAIYARLFDGRDPVAEPGTATGTPGDWWTVFALVPDAFDHTTDGFGFYRSPNRVLSARLRELGQIRAGYVVGSQFVFSQHCKAMRDAGFTDDQVDAIPHWSSVDCWEPVERALLAYTDCLVLEHGRVPQPLFDQLQSMLSDEEILEFTYITCTYAMHATMSRALRLEFDDVDDRIVEVADPHGRRAGLDVMSMVDDDES; via the coding sequence ATGCCACGGCTCCGCCAGGTGGGCTTGGCCGACGCTCACCCCCGCGCCCAAGCCATCTACGCCCGACTGTTCGACGGTCGCGACCCCGTCGCCGAACCGGGCACGGCCACCGGCACTCCCGGCGACTGGTGGACCGTGTTCGCGCTGGTCCCCGACGCATTCGATCACACCACCGACGGGTTCGGGTTCTACCGCTCCCCGAATCGAGTCCTCTCGGCTCGGCTCCGTGAGCTCGGCCAGATCCGAGCCGGCTACGTCGTCGGCAGCCAGTTCGTGTTCAGCCAGCACTGCAAGGCCATGCGCGACGCCGGCTTCACCGACGACCAGGTCGACGCCATCCCCCACTGGTCCTCGGTCGACTGCTGGGAACCCGTCGAACGAGCCCTCCTCGCCTACACCGATTGCCTGGTGCTCGAACACGGACGGGTCCCCCAGCCGCTGTTCGACCAACTCCAATCGATGCTGTCCGACGAGGAGATCCTCGAGTTCACCTACATCACGTGCACCTACGCCATGCACGCCACGATGTCCCGGGCCCTGCGACTCGAGTTCGACGACGTCGACGACCGCATCGTCGAAGTCGCCGACCCCCACGGTCGCCGAGCCGGCCTCGACGTCATGTCGATGGTCGACGACGACGAGTCCTGA
- a CDS encoding YbaY family lipoprotein, translating to MSRTVSLLAAAAMTLSLAACAADDSEGATSAGTESSAEGSTETTAETGTEGTEGEAATDEEADSDEADGADAVADSLPVTGELSYDATSVDPGSTLTLTLTDLADANADTALISEETIELDDPTSPIAFEISVPREGLDPLGRYSLRALISDADGTALLTTNSANFIDPGAEVSDLGSLNMVSAD from the coding sequence ATGTCACGCACTGTCAGCCTCCTCGCCGCTGCCGCCATGACCCTGTCCCTGGCCGCCTGCGCAGCCGACGATTCCGAAGGGGCGACGTCCGCCGGAACCGAGTCGTCGGCTGAGGGATCGACCGAGACGACGGCCGAGACCGGCACCGAAGGCACCGAGGGTGAAGCAGCCACGGACGAGGAGGCCGACAGTGACGAAGCTGACGGTGCGGATGCCGTCGCCGACAGCCTGCCGGTCACCGGCGAGCTCAGCTACGACGCAACGTCGGTCGATCCGGGCAGCACGCTCACGCTCACCCTGACCGACTTGGCCGACGCCAACGCCGATACCGCGCTCATCAGCGAGGAGACCATCGAGCTCGATGACCCCACCAGCCCGATCGCTTTCGAGATCAGTGTCCCTCGGGAAGGGCTCGACCCGCTGGGTCGCTACTCGTTGCGGGCACTGATCAGCGATGCTGACGGCACTGCGTTGCTCACCACCAACTCGGCCAACTTCATCGACCCGGGAGCCGAGGTGAGCGATCTGGGCAGCCTCAACATGGTGTCGGCCGACTGA
- a CDS encoding YbaK/EbsC family protein: MSDPVLDQLAQLGLPHEVVECDPALADTAAFCEAYGYAADDSANAIVVIGKSDPPQHVLCLLLASTKLDVNRAVRKRLGTRKASFASAEETRELTGMEIGGVTPFGTSTPLPVWIDAAVMERSQLIIGGGSRDRKLLVPPTTLASHPLAEVVEGLARPIGD, from the coding sequence ATGAGCGATCCCGTCCTGGACCAACTCGCCCAACTCGGCCTGCCCCATGAGGTCGTCGAGTGTGACCCGGCACTGGCCGACACCGCAGCGTTCTGCGAAGCGTACGGCTATGCGGCCGACGACTCGGCCAACGCCATCGTCGTGATCGGCAAGTCGGATCCGCCGCAGCACGTGCTGTGTCTGCTGCTCGCCTCGACCAAGCTCGACGTGAACCGTGCCGTCCGCAAGCGGCTCGGCACCCGCAAGGCCTCGTTCGCCTCGGCAGAGGAGACCCGCGAACTCACGGGCATGGAGATCGGGGGCGTGACCCCCTTCGGCACCTCGACTCCCCTACCGGTCTGGATCGATGCCGCCGTGATGGAACGGTCGCAGTTGATCATCGGAGGCGGCAGTCGCGACCGCAAGCTCCTCGTCCCCCCGACCACGCTCGCGAGCCACCCGCTGGCCGAGGTGGTCGAAGGTCTCGCTCGGCCGATCGGCGACTGA